In one Cardiocondyla obscurior isolate alpha-2009 linkage group LG17, Cobs3.1, whole genome shotgun sequence genomic region, the following are encoded:
- the LOC139109295 gene encoding mediator of RNA polymerase II transcription subunit 22, with protein MMATQRALPQSKEALLKSYTTRLKDDVKSMLENFEEIIKLAKGENDSQLSRMTQCEQDTYEMHVRAANIVRAGESLMKLVSDIKQYLILNDFPSVNDAIIQNGKLFRTKQVECDQKLASLRDDMAADLYDLEEEYYTSIYK; from the exons atgATGGCCACGCAACGCGCACTTCCACAAAGCAAAGAGGCGTTATTAAAGTCGTACACGACGAGGTTGAAAGACGACGTCAAGTCCATGCTGGAAAATTTCGAAG AAATAATTAAGCTTGCGAAAGGAGAAAATGACTCTCAGCTATCTCGGATGACGCAATGCGAGCAAGATACTTACGAGATGCATGTCAGAGCGGCTAATATCGTGCGTGCCGGCGAGTCATTAATGAAATTAGTCTCTGACATAAAGCAGTATTTAATTCTGAACGACTTTCCCTCCGTAAACGATGCCATAATACAAAATGGCAAGTTATTTAGGACTAAGCAAGTTGAATGTGATCAAAAACTGGCTTCCCTAAGGGACGACATGGCCGCAGACTTATATGATTTGGAGGAGGAGTATTACACCTCGATATACAAATAA
- the Gaba-b-r1 gene encoding gamma-aminobutyric acid type B receptor subunit 1 isoform X3 has protein sequence MAVSAFSTTLQTTDFATTCPTTPALWTEASLPPEDDEDNVLHIGGIFPVAGEGGWQGGQACMPAARLALEDVNREKNLLRGYRLHLHSNDSECEPGLGASVMYNLLYFPPYKLMLLAGCSTVCTTVAEAAKMWNLVVLCYGASSPALSDRNRFPTLFRTHPSATVHNPTRIKLLQKFGWSRVAILQQAEEVFISTVEDLEGRCKEAGIEIVTRQSFLSDPSDAVKNLRRQDARIIVGLFYVVAARRVLCELYHQKLYGQSYVWFFIGWYEDDWFEINLEKENIPCTKEQMRMAAEGHLTTEALMWNQNNDTTISGMTAEDFRKRLNKLLKDDGYDIDNNRYPEGYQEAPLAYDAVWSVALAFNRTMERLSKLGNSLKNFTYENKEIADEIYASVNSTQFLGVSGYVAFSSQGDRIALTQIEQVIDGKYVKLGYYDTQSDNLTWRNLERWIGGKVPQDRTIIRNVLRTVSLPLFISMATLSALGIVIAIGLIVFNVYNRHRRVIYSSHPTANTIMLVGIISCFLAVLCIGLDGRFVTPWQFLIVCQARAWTMSIGFTLAFGAMFSKVWRVHRLSTKAKADQGKKKIEPWKLYVMLGGLLSVDIILLVTWQVIDPLRRRIETFALELPPYGDEDAMIRPELEHCESERNRLWLGLIYGYKGVVLAFGLFLSYETRSIKIKLINDSRYVGMSIYNIVVLCLITVPVVMVISSQQDASYAFSALATIFCCFLSMALIFVPKVIEVIRHPRDKSESRYNPDGAVSKEEEEKYQKLLTENDELQKLIAAKEEKIQAIKQKLAERDALKGTGTSRCRQGQPKQSFIVADYPTGEGTSDSAIGGGISICTKSSRASASDVEFSETYL, from the exons ATGGCAGTGAGCGCTTTCTCGACGACATTGCAAACCACCGATTTTGCCACTACGTGTCCCACTACACCCG CGCTCTGGACCGAGGCCTCGTTACCACCCGAAGACGACGAGGACAACGTCCTGCACATCGGCGGTATCTTCCCCGTCGCCGGAGAGGGCGGTTGGCAAGGCGGCCAG GCTTGCATGCCGGCCGCGCGCCTGGCCTTAGAGGACGTTAATCGCGAAAAGAACTTGTTACGTGGATATAGACTGCACCTCCATTCCAACGACAGCGAG TGCGAGCCCGGCCTCGGCGCATCCGTGATGTACAACTTGCTTTACTTTCCACCCTATAAATTAATGCTGCTGGCCGGGTGCAGCACAGTGTGCACCACGGTCGCCGAGGCGGCGAAGATGTGGAACCTTGTGGTG CTATGCTACGGTGCATCATCGCCAGCGCTCTCCGATCGAAACCGATTCCCGACCTTGTTCAGAACGCATCCTTCTGCTACCGTGCACAATCCCACGAGAATCAAACTGCTGCAAAAGTTCGGCTGGTCTCGAGTAGCGATACTGCAGCAGGCCGAAGAAGTGTTCATATCG ACCGTTGAAGACCTAGAAGGGAGATGTAAGGAAGCTGGGATAGAGATAGTTACTCGTCAGAGCTTCCTATCGGATCCCTCGGACGCGGTGAAGAATTTACGTCGTCAAGACGCGCGAATAATCGTCGGCCTGTTCTACGTCGTTGCCGCAAGAAGAGTGCTCTGCGAATTATATCACCAGAAGCTGTACGGCCAGTCCTACGTGTGGTTCTTCATAGGCTGGTACGAGGACGACTGGTTTGAGatcaatttagaaaaagagaacATTCCCTGCACTAAAGAGCAAATGCGAATGGCTGCGGAGGGACACCTGACTACTGAGGCGCTCATGTGGAATCAGAATAATGACACGACAATCAGCGGCATGACCGCCGAGGACTTCCGAAAGAGATTGAATAAGTTGCTGAAGGACGACGGTTACGACATAGATAATAATCGATATCCGGAGGGATACCAAGAGGCGCCCCTTGCCTACGACGCCGTCTGGTCCGTCGCTCTGG CGTTCAACAGAACCATGGAAAGGCTAAGCAAGTTAGGGAACAGTTTGAAGAACTTCACTTACGAAAACAAAGAGATCGCCGACGAGATATATGCGTCGGTAAACTCGACCCAGTTTCTCGGAGTTTCC gGATACGTCGCGTTTAGTTCGCAAGGTGATAGAATCGCTCTGACACAGATTGAGCAAGTGATCGACGGAAAATACGTTAAGTTAGGATATTACGATACGCAGAGCGACAATCTAACCTGGAGGAACTTGGAACGATGGATCGGTGGCAAGGTGCCGCAGGACAGAACGATAATAAGGAACGTTTTAAGAACGGTGTCACTGCCCTTATTTATAAGTATGGCGACCTTGTCGGCGCTCGGTATCGTGATAGCCATCGGATTGATCGTATTTAATGTCTATAATAGGCACCGAAG AGTTATATATTCGTCTCATCCCACCGCCAACACGATAATGCTCGTGGGAATAATAAGCTGCTTCTTGGCCGTATTATGCATAGGACTTGACGGTAGGTTCGTGACGCCGTGGCAGTTTTTGATAGTTTGCCAAGCAAGAGCGTGGACGATGTCGATCGGTTTCACCCTGGCGTTCGGTGCCATGTTCAGTAAGGTTTGGAGGGTCCACCGACTCTCTACGAAGGCGAAAGCCGACCAAGGAAAA AAGAAGATTGAGCCATGGAAGCTGTACGTTATGCTGGGCGGATTGCTGTCGGTGGATATCATCCTCCTCGTCACTTGGCAGGTGATCGATCCGCTGCGTCGGAGAATCGAGACCTTCGCTCTAGAACTACCGCCCTACGGAGACGAGGATGCAATGATCAGGCCTGAATTAGAACATTGTGAAAGCGAACGTAACAGATTATGGCTCG gCTTGATTTATGGCTATAAAGGCGTTGTTCTCGCTTTCGGGCTCTTTCTATCTTACGAGACGAGAAGCATCAAAATCAAACTGATCAATGATTCCAGATACGTAGGAATGTCGATATATAATATCGTAGTTCTGTGTCTCATAACGGTACCTGTGGTGATGGTCATCTCTAGTCAGCAGGACGCGAGCTATGCCTTTTCGGCGCTGGCCACTATTTTCTGTTGCTTTCTCAGTATGGCTCTCATCTTTGTGCCGAAAGTCATTGAAGTGATCAGGCATCCCAGAGACAAATCTGAGTCGAGGTACAATCCGGACGGCGCGGTATCtaaggaagaggaagaaaagtATCAAAAACTACTCACCGAAAACGACGAGCTTCAAAAGCTTATTGCTGCG aaagaggaaaagattCAAGCCATCAAGCAGAAACTGGCTGAACGCGACGCGCTGAAGGGAACCGGCACGAGTCGTTGCAGGCAAGGCCAGCCCAAGCAGTCCTTCATCGTTGCTGACTATCCGACTGGCGAAGGGACATCGGACAGCGCTATCGGTGGGGGTATTTCCATTTGTACAAAATCCTCCCGCGCTTCCGCTTCTGATGTTGAGTTTTCAGAGACGTACTTATAA
- the Gaba-b-r1 gene encoding gamma-aminobutyric acid type B receptor subunit 1 isoform X2 produces the protein MAVSAFSTTLQTTDFATTCPTTPALWTEASLPPEDDEDNVLHIGGIFPVAGEGGWQGGQACMPAARLALEDVNREKNLLRGYRLHLHSNDSECEPGLGASVMYNLLYFPPYKLMLLAGCSTVCTTVAEAAKMWNLVVLCYGASSPALSDRNRFPTLFRTHPSATVHNPTRIKLLQKFGWSRVAILQQAEEVFISTVEDLEGRCKEAGIEIVTRQSFLSDPSDAVKNLRRQDARIIVGLFYVVAARRVLCELYHQKLYGQSYVWFFIGWYEDDWFEINLEKENIPCTKEQMRMAAEGHLTTEALMWNQNNDTTISGMTAEDFRKRLNKLLKDDGYDIDNNRYPEGYQEAPLAYDAVWSVALAFNRTMERLSKLGNSLKNFTYENKEIADEIYASVNSTQFLGVSGYVAFSSQGDRIALTQIEQVIDGKYVKLGYYDTQSDNLTWRNLERWIGGKVPQDRTIIRNVLRTVSLPLFISMATLSALGIVIAIGLIVFNVYNRHRRVIYSSHPTANTIMLVGIISCFLAVLCIGLDGRFVTPWQFLIVCQARAWTMSIGFTLAFGAMFSKVWRVHRLSTKAKADQGKSLTAKQKVSSIQKKIEPWKLYVMLGGLLSVDIILLVTWQVIDPLRRRIETFALELPPYGDEDAMIRPELEHCESERNRLWLGLIYGYKGVVLAFGLFLSYETRSIKIKLINDSRYVGMSIYNIVVLCLITVPVVMVISSQQDASYAFSALATIFCCFLSMALIFVPKVIEVIRHPRDKSESRYNPDGAVSKEEEEKYQKLLTENDELQKLIAAKEEKIQAIKQKLAERDALKGTGTSRCRQGQPKQSFIVADYPTGEGTSDSAIGTQHIVEMYELHRL, from the exons ATGGCAGTGAGCGCTTTCTCGACGACATTGCAAACCACCGATTTTGCCACTACGTGTCCCACTACACCCG CGCTCTGGACCGAGGCCTCGTTACCACCCGAAGACGACGAGGACAACGTCCTGCACATCGGCGGTATCTTCCCCGTCGCCGGAGAGGGCGGTTGGCAAGGCGGCCAG GCTTGCATGCCGGCCGCGCGCCTGGCCTTAGAGGACGTTAATCGCGAAAAGAACTTGTTACGTGGATATAGACTGCACCTCCATTCCAACGACAGCGAG TGCGAGCCCGGCCTCGGCGCATCCGTGATGTACAACTTGCTTTACTTTCCACCCTATAAATTAATGCTGCTGGCCGGGTGCAGCACAGTGTGCACCACGGTCGCCGAGGCGGCGAAGATGTGGAACCTTGTGGTG CTATGCTACGGTGCATCATCGCCAGCGCTCTCCGATCGAAACCGATTCCCGACCTTGTTCAGAACGCATCCTTCTGCTACCGTGCACAATCCCACGAGAATCAAACTGCTGCAAAAGTTCGGCTGGTCTCGAGTAGCGATACTGCAGCAGGCCGAAGAAGTGTTCATATCG ACCGTTGAAGACCTAGAAGGGAGATGTAAGGAAGCTGGGATAGAGATAGTTACTCGTCAGAGCTTCCTATCGGATCCCTCGGACGCGGTGAAGAATTTACGTCGTCAAGACGCGCGAATAATCGTCGGCCTGTTCTACGTCGTTGCCGCAAGAAGAGTGCTCTGCGAATTATATCACCAGAAGCTGTACGGCCAGTCCTACGTGTGGTTCTTCATAGGCTGGTACGAGGACGACTGGTTTGAGatcaatttagaaaaagagaacATTCCCTGCACTAAAGAGCAAATGCGAATGGCTGCGGAGGGACACCTGACTACTGAGGCGCTCATGTGGAATCAGAATAATGACACGACAATCAGCGGCATGACCGCCGAGGACTTCCGAAAGAGATTGAATAAGTTGCTGAAGGACGACGGTTACGACATAGATAATAATCGATATCCGGAGGGATACCAAGAGGCGCCCCTTGCCTACGACGCCGTCTGGTCCGTCGCTCTGG CGTTCAACAGAACCATGGAAAGGCTAAGCAAGTTAGGGAACAGTTTGAAGAACTTCACTTACGAAAACAAAGAGATCGCCGACGAGATATATGCGTCGGTAAACTCGACCCAGTTTCTCGGAGTTTCC gGATACGTCGCGTTTAGTTCGCAAGGTGATAGAATCGCTCTGACACAGATTGAGCAAGTGATCGACGGAAAATACGTTAAGTTAGGATATTACGATACGCAGAGCGACAATCTAACCTGGAGGAACTTGGAACGATGGATCGGTGGCAAGGTGCCGCAGGACAGAACGATAATAAGGAACGTTTTAAGAACGGTGTCACTGCCCTTATTTATAAGTATGGCGACCTTGTCGGCGCTCGGTATCGTGATAGCCATCGGATTGATCGTATTTAATGTCTATAATAGGCACCGAAG AGTTATATATTCGTCTCATCCCACCGCCAACACGATAATGCTCGTGGGAATAATAAGCTGCTTCTTGGCCGTATTATGCATAGGACTTGACGGTAGGTTCGTGACGCCGTGGCAGTTTTTGATAGTTTGCCAAGCAAGAGCGTGGACGATGTCGATCGGTTTCACCCTGGCGTTCGGTGCCATGTTCAGTAAGGTTTGGAGGGTCCACCGACTCTCTACGAAGGCGAAAGCCGACCAAGGAAAA TCATTGACGGCTAAACAAAAAGTTTCGTCTATACAGAAGAAGATTGAGCCATGGAAGCTGTACGTTATGCTGGGCGGATTGCTGTCGGTGGATATCATCCTCCTCGTCACTTGGCAGGTGATCGATCCGCTGCGTCGGAGAATCGAGACCTTCGCTCTAGAACTACCGCCCTACGGAGACGAGGATGCAATGATCAGGCCTGAATTAGAACATTGTGAAAGCGAACGTAACAGATTATGGCTCG gCTTGATTTATGGCTATAAAGGCGTTGTTCTCGCTTTCGGGCTCTTTCTATCTTACGAGACGAGAAGCATCAAAATCAAACTGATCAATGATTCCAGATACGTAGGAATGTCGATATATAATATCGTAGTTCTGTGTCTCATAACGGTACCTGTGGTGATGGTCATCTCTAGTCAGCAGGACGCGAGCTATGCCTTTTCGGCGCTGGCCACTATTTTCTGTTGCTTTCTCAGTATGGCTCTCATCTTTGTGCCGAAAGTCATTGAAGTGATCAGGCATCCCAGAGACAAATCTGAGTCGAGGTACAATCCGGACGGCGCGGTATCtaaggaagaggaagaaaagtATCAAAAACTACTCACCGAAAACGACGAGCTTCAAAAGCTTATTGCTGCG aaagaggaaaagattCAAGCCATCAAGCAGAAACTGGCTGAACGCGACGCGCTGAAGGGAACCGGCACGAGTCGTTGCAGGCAAGGCCAGCCCAAGCAGTCCTTCATCGTTGCTGACTATCCGACTGGCGAAGGGACATCGGACAGCGCTATCG GCACGCAGCACATCGTCGAAATGTACGAACT
- the Gaba-b-r1 gene encoding gamma-aminobutyric acid type B receptor subunit 1 isoform X1 has product MAVSAFSTTLQTTDFATTCPTTPALWTEASLPPEDDEDNVLHIGGIFPVAGEGGWQGGQACMPAARLALEDVNREKNLLRGYRLHLHSNDSECEPGLGASVMYNLLYFPPYKLMLLAGCSTVCTTVAEAAKMWNLVVLCYGASSPALSDRNRFPTLFRTHPSATVHNPTRIKLLQKFGWSRVAILQQAEEVFISTVEDLEGRCKEAGIEIVTRQSFLSDPSDAVKNLRRQDARIIVGLFYVVAARRVLCELYHQKLYGQSYVWFFIGWYEDDWFEINLEKENIPCTKEQMRMAAEGHLTTEALMWNQNNDTTISGMTAEDFRKRLNKLLKDDGYDIDNNRYPEGYQEAPLAYDAVWSVALAFNRTMERLSKLGNSLKNFTYENKEIADEIYASVNSTQFLGVSGYVAFSSQGDRIALTQIEQVIDGKYVKLGYYDTQSDNLTWRNLERWIGGKVPQDRTIIRNVLRTVSLPLFISMATLSALGIVIAIGLIVFNVYNRHRRVIYSSHPTANTIMLVGIISCFLAVLCIGLDGRFVTPWQFLIVCQARAWTMSIGFTLAFGAMFSKVWRVHRLSTKAKADQGKSLTAKQKVSSIQKKIEPWKLYVMLGGLLSVDIILLVTWQVIDPLRRRIETFALELPPYGDEDAMIRPELEHCESERNRLWLGLIYGYKGVVLAFGLFLSYETRSIKIKLINDSRYVGMSIYNIVVLCLITVPVVMVISSQQDASYAFSALATIFCCFLSMALIFVPKVIEVIRHPRDKSESRYNPDGAVSKEEEEKYQKLLTENDELQKLIAAKEEKIQAIKQKLAERDALKGTGTSRCRQGQPKQSFIVADYPTGEGTSDSAIGGGISICTKSSRASASDVEFSETYL; this is encoded by the exons ATGGCAGTGAGCGCTTTCTCGACGACATTGCAAACCACCGATTTTGCCACTACGTGTCCCACTACACCCG CGCTCTGGACCGAGGCCTCGTTACCACCCGAAGACGACGAGGACAACGTCCTGCACATCGGCGGTATCTTCCCCGTCGCCGGAGAGGGCGGTTGGCAAGGCGGCCAG GCTTGCATGCCGGCCGCGCGCCTGGCCTTAGAGGACGTTAATCGCGAAAAGAACTTGTTACGTGGATATAGACTGCACCTCCATTCCAACGACAGCGAG TGCGAGCCCGGCCTCGGCGCATCCGTGATGTACAACTTGCTTTACTTTCCACCCTATAAATTAATGCTGCTGGCCGGGTGCAGCACAGTGTGCACCACGGTCGCCGAGGCGGCGAAGATGTGGAACCTTGTGGTG CTATGCTACGGTGCATCATCGCCAGCGCTCTCCGATCGAAACCGATTCCCGACCTTGTTCAGAACGCATCCTTCTGCTACCGTGCACAATCCCACGAGAATCAAACTGCTGCAAAAGTTCGGCTGGTCTCGAGTAGCGATACTGCAGCAGGCCGAAGAAGTGTTCATATCG ACCGTTGAAGACCTAGAAGGGAGATGTAAGGAAGCTGGGATAGAGATAGTTACTCGTCAGAGCTTCCTATCGGATCCCTCGGACGCGGTGAAGAATTTACGTCGTCAAGACGCGCGAATAATCGTCGGCCTGTTCTACGTCGTTGCCGCAAGAAGAGTGCTCTGCGAATTATATCACCAGAAGCTGTACGGCCAGTCCTACGTGTGGTTCTTCATAGGCTGGTACGAGGACGACTGGTTTGAGatcaatttagaaaaagagaacATTCCCTGCACTAAAGAGCAAATGCGAATGGCTGCGGAGGGACACCTGACTACTGAGGCGCTCATGTGGAATCAGAATAATGACACGACAATCAGCGGCATGACCGCCGAGGACTTCCGAAAGAGATTGAATAAGTTGCTGAAGGACGACGGTTACGACATAGATAATAATCGATATCCGGAGGGATACCAAGAGGCGCCCCTTGCCTACGACGCCGTCTGGTCCGTCGCTCTGG CGTTCAACAGAACCATGGAAAGGCTAAGCAAGTTAGGGAACAGTTTGAAGAACTTCACTTACGAAAACAAAGAGATCGCCGACGAGATATATGCGTCGGTAAACTCGACCCAGTTTCTCGGAGTTTCC gGATACGTCGCGTTTAGTTCGCAAGGTGATAGAATCGCTCTGACACAGATTGAGCAAGTGATCGACGGAAAATACGTTAAGTTAGGATATTACGATACGCAGAGCGACAATCTAACCTGGAGGAACTTGGAACGATGGATCGGTGGCAAGGTGCCGCAGGACAGAACGATAATAAGGAACGTTTTAAGAACGGTGTCACTGCCCTTATTTATAAGTATGGCGACCTTGTCGGCGCTCGGTATCGTGATAGCCATCGGATTGATCGTATTTAATGTCTATAATAGGCACCGAAG AGTTATATATTCGTCTCATCCCACCGCCAACACGATAATGCTCGTGGGAATAATAAGCTGCTTCTTGGCCGTATTATGCATAGGACTTGACGGTAGGTTCGTGACGCCGTGGCAGTTTTTGATAGTTTGCCAAGCAAGAGCGTGGACGATGTCGATCGGTTTCACCCTGGCGTTCGGTGCCATGTTCAGTAAGGTTTGGAGGGTCCACCGACTCTCTACGAAGGCGAAAGCCGACCAAGGAAAA TCATTGACGGCTAAACAAAAAGTTTCGTCTATACAGAAGAAGATTGAGCCATGGAAGCTGTACGTTATGCTGGGCGGATTGCTGTCGGTGGATATCATCCTCCTCGTCACTTGGCAGGTGATCGATCCGCTGCGTCGGAGAATCGAGACCTTCGCTCTAGAACTACCGCCCTACGGAGACGAGGATGCAATGATCAGGCCTGAATTAGAACATTGTGAAAGCGAACGTAACAGATTATGGCTCG gCTTGATTTATGGCTATAAAGGCGTTGTTCTCGCTTTCGGGCTCTTTCTATCTTACGAGACGAGAAGCATCAAAATCAAACTGATCAATGATTCCAGATACGTAGGAATGTCGATATATAATATCGTAGTTCTGTGTCTCATAACGGTACCTGTGGTGATGGTCATCTCTAGTCAGCAGGACGCGAGCTATGCCTTTTCGGCGCTGGCCACTATTTTCTGTTGCTTTCTCAGTATGGCTCTCATCTTTGTGCCGAAAGTCATTGAAGTGATCAGGCATCCCAGAGACAAATCTGAGTCGAGGTACAATCCGGACGGCGCGGTATCtaaggaagaggaagaaaagtATCAAAAACTACTCACCGAAAACGACGAGCTTCAAAAGCTTATTGCTGCG aaagaggaaaagattCAAGCCATCAAGCAGAAACTGGCTGAACGCGACGCGCTGAAGGGAACCGGCACGAGTCGTTGCAGGCAAGGCCAGCCCAAGCAGTCCTTCATCGTTGCTGACTATCCGACTGGCGAAGGGACATCGGACAGCGCTATCGGTGGGGGTATTTCCATTTGTACAAAATCCTCCCGCGCTTCCGCTTCTGATGTTGAGTTTTCAGAGACGTACTTATAA
- the Gaba-b-r1 gene encoding gamma-aminobutyric acid type B receptor subunit 1 isoform X4 — translation MAVSAFSTTLQTTDFATTCPTTPALWTEASLPPEDDEDNVLHIGGIFPVAGEGGWQGGQACMPAARLALEDVNREKNLLRGYRLHLHSNDSECEPGLGASVMYNLLYFPPYKLMLLAGCSTVCTTVAEAAKMWNLVVLCYGASSPALSDRNRFPTLFRTHPSATVHNPTRIKLLQKFGWSRVAILQQAEEVFISTVEDLEGRCKEAGIEIVTRQSFLSDPSDAVKNLRRQDARIIVGLFYVVAARRVLCELYHQKLYGQSYVWFFIGWYEDDWFEINLEKENIPCTKEQMRMAAEGHLTTEALMWNQNNDTTISGMTAEDFRKRLNKLLKDDGYDIDNNRYPEGYQEAPLAYDAVWSVALAFNRTMERLSKLGNSLKNFTYENKEIADEIYASVNSTQFLGVSGYVAFSSQGDRIALTQIEQVIDGKYVKLGYYDTQSDNLTWRNLERWIGGKVPQDRTIIRNVLRTVSLPLFISMATLSALGIVIAIGLIVFNVYNRHRRVIYSSHPTANTIMLVGIISCFLAVLCIGLDGRFVTPWQFLIVCQARAWTMSIGFTLAFGAMFSKVWRVHRLSTKAKADQGKSLTAKQKVSSIQKKIEPWKLYVMLGGLLSVDIILLVTWQVIDPLRRRIETFALELPPYGDEDAMIRPELEHCESERNRLWLGLIYGYKGVVLAFGLFLSYETRSIKIKLINDSRYVGMSIYNIVVLCLITVPVVMVISSQQDASYAFSALATIFCCFLSMALIFVPKVIEVIRHPRDKSESRYNPDGAVSKEEEEKYQKLLTENDELQKLIAAKEEKIQAIKQKLAERDALKGTGTSRCRQGQPKQSFIVADYPTGEGTSDSAIETYL, via the exons ATGGCAGTGAGCGCTTTCTCGACGACATTGCAAACCACCGATTTTGCCACTACGTGTCCCACTACACCCG CGCTCTGGACCGAGGCCTCGTTACCACCCGAAGACGACGAGGACAACGTCCTGCACATCGGCGGTATCTTCCCCGTCGCCGGAGAGGGCGGTTGGCAAGGCGGCCAG GCTTGCATGCCGGCCGCGCGCCTGGCCTTAGAGGACGTTAATCGCGAAAAGAACTTGTTACGTGGATATAGACTGCACCTCCATTCCAACGACAGCGAG TGCGAGCCCGGCCTCGGCGCATCCGTGATGTACAACTTGCTTTACTTTCCACCCTATAAATTAATGCTGCTGGCCGGGTGCAGCACAGTGTGCACCACGGTCGCCGAGGCGGCGAAGATGTGGAACCTTGTGGTG CTATGCTACGGTGCATCATCGCCAGCGCTCTCCGATCGAAACCGATTCCCGACCTTGTTCAGAACGCATCCTTCTGCTACCGTGCACAATCCCACGAGAATCAAACTGCTGCAAAAGTTCGGCTGGTCTCGAGTAGCGATACTGCAGCAGGCCGAAGAAGTGTTCATATCG ACCGTTGAAGACCTAGAAGGGAGATGTAAGGAAGCTGGGATAGAGATAGTTACTCGTCAGAGCTTCCTATCGGATCCCTCGGACGCGGTGAAGAATTTACGTCGTCAAGACGCGCGAATAATCGTCGGCCTGTTCTACGTCGTTGCCGCAAGAAGAGTGCTCTGCGAATTATATCACCAGAAGCTGTACGGCCAGTCCTACGTGTGGTTCTTCATAGGCTGGTACGAGGACGACTGGTTTGAGatcaatttagaaaaagagaacATTCCCTGCACTAAAGAGCAAATGCGAATGGCTGCGGAGGGACACCTGACTACTGAGGCGCTCATGTGGAATCAGAATAATGACACGACAATCAGCGGCATGACCGCCGAGGACTTCCGAAAGAGATTGAATAAGTTGCTGAAGGACGACGGTTACGACATAGATAATAATCGATATCCGGAGGGATACCAAGAGGCGCCCCTTGCCTACGACGCCGTCTGGTCCGTCGCTCTGG CGTTCAACAGAACCATGGAAAGGCTAAGCAAGTTAGGGAACAGTTTGAAGAACTTCACTTACGAAAACAAAGAGATCGCCGACGAGATATATGCGTCGGTAAACTCGACCCAGTTTCTCGGAGTTTCC gGATACGTCGCGTTTAGTTCGCAAGGTGATAGAATCGCTCTGACACAGATTGAGCAAGTGATCGACGGAAAATACGTTAAGTTAGGATATTACGATACGCAGAGCGACAATCTAACCTGGAGGAACTTGGAACGATGGATCGGTGGCAAGGTGCCGCAGGACAGAACGATAATAAGGAACGTTTTAAGAACGGTGTCACTGCCCTTATTTATAAGTATGGCGACCTTGTCGGCGCTCGGTATCGTGATAGCCATCGGATTGATCGTATTTAATGTCTATAATAGGCACCGAAG AGTTATATATTCGTCTCATCCCACCGCCAACACGATAATGCTCGTGGGAATAATAAGCTGCTTCTTGGCCGTATTATGCATAGGACTTGACGGTAGGTTCGTGACGCCGTGGCAGTTTTTGATAGTTTGCCAAGCAAGAGCGTGGACGATGTCGATCGGTTTCACCCTGGCGTTCGGTGCCATGTTCAGTAAGGTTTGGAGGGTCCACCGACTCTCTACGAAGGCGAAAGCCGACCAAGGAAAA TCATTGACGGCTAAACAAAAAGTTTCGTCTATACAGAAGAAGATTGAGCCATGGAAGCTGTACGTTATGCTGGGCGGATTGCTGTCGGTGGATATCATCCTCCTCGTCACTTGGCAGGTGATCGATCCGCTGCGTCGGAGAATCGAGACCTTCGCTCTAGAACTACCGCCCTACGGAGACGAGGATGCAATGATCAGGCCTGAATTAGAACATTGTGAAAGCGAACGTAACAGATTATGGCTCG gCTTGATTTATGGCTATAAAGGCGTTGTTCTCGCTTTCGGGCTCTTTCTATCTTACGAGACGAGAAGCATCAAAATCAAACTGATCAATGATTCCAGATACGTAGGAATGTCGATATATAATATCGTAGTTCTGTGTCTCATAACGGTACCTGTGGTGATGGTCATCTCTAGTCAGCAGGACGCGAGCTATGCCTTTTCGGCGCTGGCCACTATTTTCTGTTGCTTTCTCAGTATGGCTCTCATCTTTGTGCCGAAAGTCATTGAAGTGATCAGGCATCCCAGAGACAAATCTGAGTCGAGGTACAATCCGGACGGCGCGGTATCtaaggaagaggaagaaaagtATCAAAAACTACTCACCGAAAACGACGAGCTTCAAAAGCTTATTGCTGCG aaagaggaaaagattCAAGCCATCAAGCAGAAACTGGCTGAACGCGACGCGCTGAAGGGAACCGGCACGAGTCGTTGCAGGCAAGGCCAGCCCAAGCAGTCCTTCATCGTTGCTGACTATCCGACTGGCGAAGGGACATCGGACAGCGCTATCG AGACGTACTTATAA